Genomic DNA from Streptomyces diastaticus subsp. diastaticus:
TCCTGCTCGGGCCGCTCGAGGTCGTACTGCTCGATGGCGCCGATCACGTCACCGAGGACCTCGTAGGCGGCGTCCTTCAGCACCACCCGCGCCTGCCGGACGGCGTGCCTGGGTGAGCCGTCGAGGACCTTCTCCAGGCTCTTGAAGGTGTAGTCGAGGGCGAAGTGGCGGTCCACCCACCGCTGCGTCCACCCGCTGGCGACGCCGATGCGCCAGTCCCGGTAGCGGCAGGCGACACGGCCCATGAGCGGCTCCGGCTGCCCGGTCAGCCCGGCGGCACTCGCCTGCCGAGTGTAGGCGGCGCCGATCAGGCACTCCATGCTGACGAGCATGTAGCTGATCCCGGTGTGCAGCGGCCGACCGGTGGTGTGCGCGGCCACCCACGCCTCGTCGCGTACGCCGCGGACGATCTCGCGCGCCCCCAGGCCGGGCTGGGGGCCCAGCAGCAGATCGGTGCGCCCCTGGAAGGCGTGGGTGGCCTTCAGCTCGTCCAGACTCATGAGCGGGTCGAAGGTTATGTACGTGTATCGGGTGGGGACGCCGAGCGCGGACAGGGTCCGGATCGCCAGGGCGTTCTGCTCGGCGGTCGTCTCCTTGTTGAAGCGGGTCAGGATCGAGTCGACGCCCGACTCCACGCCGAACAGCATCCGCCGAAGGCCCAGGTCGACCAGGGTGCGCCACATGCGGGCCCGCTCTACGTGCCACGCCTCGTCCTGGTCGGTGCGCACCGTCTGGTCGATGCGGCAGCTGGACTCCCAGGTGAACCCGGCCGCGTGCAGGGTGCGAGCGAGCTCCAGGACCCGGCTGACGGCGTCGTCGCCCGCGCCGATGATCTCCTCGTCGACCAGGTAGAGGGTGCGGGAGATGTCGGGGTGGCGGTCGAAGACCTGGCCCAGTTCGTCGAGGATCCACGGCAGCTTGCCGGGGGCGGCGCCGGCCCACAGGCCCTTGTGGCCGCGCGGGCAGAAGGAGCAGGTGTTGGTGCAGCCGCGGCTGGTCTCGAGCTGGGCCACACCGTGGTGGGCGAAGGTGGCCGGCAGCAGGTCGAGCTCGGGCAGGATGTCGCTGGCGGTGTCGCGGGCGACGGGCTTGGCGGTGCGGCGCCGGCCGATGGCCATGCCGCCGCCGCGGGCGGCACCGGTGTAGCCGATGCCGGGTATCTCCTGGCGCGGGATGTCGCCGTGCCAGTGGGCCAGGACACCCTCGATGGTGGCCTCGCCGCCGCCGCGGGCGACGAGCAGGTCGGGGTAGCGCTCCAGGAGCAGCCGTTCGTTGCGGGCGGTGAGGCTTCCGCCGGCCACCACCAGCGATGGGGTGGGCAGGGCGAAGGCAGCATCCAGGAGCTGGAGCATCAGGTCGTGCTGGCCGAACGTCGCCGAGATGCCGACGATGTCCGGCGCCTGGGTGGTGAGCTGCTTGAGCAGGTCCTCCAGCGTGACGCCTAACTGCATGTCGAACAGGGTGACCGTGCCCATCAGCGTGGAGCGGGCCGCGCGGGCCACGTCGCTGATCCCCAGGGGGAAGCGCGGCAGCGGAAAGAACTCCGGGTGGTACAGGGCCATCAGGTGCACGTCCGGCCGGGTCAGCCGGTACACGGCGGTCTCGGTCAGCTCGGCGTGCGACAGCCAGGAATCCGGCGTGTCCAGCCGGACGTGCCCCTCGCTCCACCGCGGCCAGTGGCGGGAGGCGTGCTCGGCGCCGGAGAGGTCGGCCGCGACCCACCCGCCGCTCGGGCGTTCCAGGAGCAGCAGGCGCCGGTCCAGGGTGCCGCTCACCCTCACTCGCCCCGGCGCGCCGTCCAGGTATGCCTCCAGGCGGGTGCGCAGGTGGTTGGGCGAGGTGAGCAGGGGGGGCGAGGGCGGCCCTGTCGGTATCGGTCAGCGGGCGGCTGGCGGGGTGTGCCGTGGTGACGGCGCGGGCCAGTCGGTCCAGTGCCGCAGTGGTGGTGTCGGCCATGGGGAAGGTCCTTTTGGGTAGGGCCTGCCGTCCCCCGGGGTGTGCAGCGGTCCCCGGGGGAGGGCGGGCGGTATTCGGGATGCGGTCAGGTGGCGGTGGACGGCTCCGGCGCGGTGGTAGGGCAGGCGGCCTGGGCCTGGCACCAGGCGGCCAGGTCGGCCGGGGTGTCCAGCAGCCGGTCAGGTTCGGCTCGGGTGAGGTCCTCACAGCTCGCGTAGCCGTAGGCGACGGCGATCGCGGTCAGACCGGCGGCGTGGGCGTGCCGGACATCGCTGCCGGTGTCGCCGACGTACGCGGTCGCTCCCCACCGGGTGCGCAGGTCGCGGAGTTTGTCGGTCTTGCTGCCCGGCTCGTCGCGGGAGAGCAGGACTTGGGGCATCGCCTCCGGGGTGAGGGTGCGGGCGAGCAGGGTGCGGACGGTGGTGTGGTGGCTGCCGGTGACCACTGCGTACCCGGGCCCGGCGGCCAGGCTGGCCAGCGGGCCGGCCAACTCGGGGATGACGCCGTGCGGTTCGCCGGTGGTGGCCCGGGCGGTCAGCTCGGCGTGCCGCTTCCAGAACCGCTCGGCGATCTCGAAGTCGATCCAGCGGGTCAACGAAGCGCTTAGCACGCCCTGGTAGACGACCGGCAGGTCGGCGGGCCCGGCCAGGTCAGGCAGCGCCCACAGCTCCATCTCCTCGCGGACGTCCTGATAGCAGCGCCAGGCCCGGGCGCGGGAGTCGTGCAGGACACCGTCGAAGTCGAACACCAGCATCAGCTCACCTCGCCCAGCGTCACGACCGGTACACCGCACCAGGTCAGTAGTTTGGGGCGGGGCAGCAGCCGGGCGAGGTCCTCCAGCGCGGCCCGGTCCCGGTCCCAGGCCGACGGCGCCTTGAGCGGGGCGAGCAGCAGCACGTCGCCTTCGCGCACGGCCTCGGCGCGGCCCTCGGCCCAGCGGGCGACAGCCTTCTGCGCCATCTGCGTCTCCTCGCCCGTCGGGCCGGGGCCGATCGGGCGGGCGGCGGTGCCGCCGAACGGTAGCCGGGGCTGCACCAGAGCCCCGGGCGGCTCCTGCCACCGGTGCACGACGCCAGGCATGGCCGTCTCCGGACCGCCGACCAGGTCACTCAGGACGCGCTGCACGGCCTCAGCCGCCTTCGACATGCCGCGCTGAAGCCGGTACGCCTCCACGGCGGTCTCGGCCGCCCGCTGCGGGTTGTAGGTGCGCGGCAGCTGCGCGCCCCGCGCCGTCCCATAGCACAGCAGCGCAACAGCGAGCGGCGCATACCAAGTCCTGCTGCCGGGAAGACGGCGGGCGAGACGGTCGGCGACGGTGTCCAGGCT
This window encodes:
- a CDS encoding B12-binding domain-containing radical SAM protein, whose protein sequence is MSGTLDRRLLLLERPSGGWVAADLSGAEHASRHWPRWSEGHVRLDTPDSWLSHAELTETAVYRLTRPDVHLMALYHPEFFPLPRFPLGISDVARAARSTLMGTVTLFDMQLGVTLEDLLKQLTTQAPDIVGISATFGQHDLMLQLLDAAFALPTPSLVVAGGSLTARNERLLLERYPDLLVARGGGEATIEGVLAHWHGDIPRQEIPGIGYTGAARGGGMAIGRRRTAKPVARDTASDILPELDLLPATFAHHGVAQLETSRGCTNTCSFCPRGHKGLWAGAAPGKLPWILDELGQVFDRHPDISRTLYLVDEEIIGAGDDAVSRVLELARTLHAAGFTWESSCRIDQTVRTDQDEAWHVERARMWRTLVDLGLRRMLFGVESGVDSILTRFNKETTAEQNALAIRTLSALGVPTRYTYITFDPLMSLDELKATHAFQGRTDLLLGPQPGLGAREIVRGVRDEAWVAAHTTGRPLHTGISYMLVSMECLIGAAYTRQASAAGLTGQPEPLMGRVACRYRDWRIGVASGWTQRWVDRHFALDYTFKSLEKVLDGSPRHAVRQARVVLKDAAYEVLGDVIGAIEQYDLERPEQEAALSARIETALQARAGLLRDRMAITAAEVGRHLSGEHAATLAREHGRWAAATSWELINAGESCA
- a CDS encoding HAD family hydrolase, whose protein sequence is MLVFDFDGVLHDSRARAWRCYQDVREEMELWALPDLAGPADLPVVYQGVLSASLTRWIDFEIAERFWKRHAELTARATTGEPHGVIPELAGPLASLAAGPGYAVVTGSHHTTVRTLLARTLTPEAMPQVLLSRDEPGSKTDKLRDLRTRWGATAYVGDTGSDVRHAHAAGLTAIAVAYGYASCEDLTRAEPDRLLDTPADLAAWCQAQAACPTTAPEPSTAT